In Candidatus Neomarinimicrobiota bacterium, one DNA window encodes the following:
- a CDS encoding RpiB/LacA/LacB family sugar-phosphate isomerase has product MKNLTIAIDCDDAAVDLKLTVFEHLKQTGWDIVDLNYSGQKAAMYPEIGYNLALRMQQKDFDRGILICGTGIGMSIIANKVEGVYAGLCHDTYSAERLQKSNNAQVLTMGARVVGTELAKSIVDAWLGSEF; this is encoded by the coding sequence ATGAAAAATTTAACCATTGCCATCGATTGTGATGATGCCGCTGTGGATTTGAAGCTGACTGTTTTTGAACATCTCAAGCAAACAGGCTGGGATATTGTGGATTTGAACTATAGCGGTCAGAAGGCCGCCATGTATCCTGAGATTGGCTATAACCTGGCCCTCAGAATGCAGCAAAAAGATTTTGATCGGGGGATTCTTATCTGCGGAACAGGTATTGGAATGTCCATCATCGCCAATAAAGTTGAAGGAGTTTATGCCGGTTTATGCCATGATACCTACTCAGCAGAACGTCTTCAGAAAAGTAATAATGCTCAGGTTCTAACTATGGGAGCACGGGTGGTCGGCACTGAACTGGCAAAATCTATTGTGGATGCCTGGTTGGGCTCAGAATTT